In the Acetobacterium sp. KB-1 genome, TGGAATAAAAATAATTGTTCTTATTTTGAGTGCTTTTGGAATAACTACTATGTGGGCAGCTATATTTGCAGATGTAGGTGTAACTATCATCGCAGTATTAAATGCTTTTAGAGCTTTGAATGTAAAGAATCTATAAACTATTTTTCCTATTCACCCCCCTTGTTTGATACCGATAATTGATGAGACAATCAAGGGGTATAAATTACAAAATGAAACTTTTTAAAGGCAAATGAAAATTAAGGCCTAAGACAATGGAAGCCTGCACAAGGGCAGAAATTTAAAACTATAAATGAAAATTGGTTGGTATATGACCTTGAATTAGATGGTTTAAAAGATATGGAGGTTATGTAATTGAAAGTTATTGATGAATGTTGCTGTGAATGCACCACACAAAATTTAAATAAAACAAAGGAGAGTTGCCCTGTCTGTAATAATGAAGGAGTAACAGTTAGTAGGATAACCGTTGAACACTTGGTGACAGATGATAACCGCAAGGCAGTCTGGGGAGATAATTATAGGATTTGTATGAATGAAGACTGTGATGTTGCCTACTACAACGTTGATAATGGAATAAAATTCTTAAAAGTCCAAGTTAGTGTTCCTATTTGGTTTAAGAAAGATGCAAATCCAAAGTATTCTTGTTATTGCAGTAAAGTCACTGAAGAACAAGTAATAGAAGCTGTGGTTAAGCATGGTGTGAAGACAGTTAAAGAAGTGAATTCGATAACTGGAGCTATGAAAAAACCTAATTGTAAAGAATACAATCCCTTGGGAGTTTGTTGTCATAAGATTATTCAGGAAGCTATCGATAAAGGCTTAACTATAAAATGATTATTGTGCAAATGGCTAAAATTGAAAAAAACGTAGCTACTCTTGATTTATGGGGTTTAACAAATGCGATTAGATTGAAGTCTTACAGATTCGAAATCAAAATAAAGGTCTACCTGATGTTAATATAATATTGTGAAAACACAAATTATTTGATTGTCAGAAAAGAATAGTTGATTTCTAACCAAAGTATTAGGTTATATTCCATTAGTAGAAAATGTCATATCTTTTATACTAACAATAACATGCAAAAACTTCAACAGCACTGAGATATAAAAATCTTGGTGTTTTTGTTTTATATAAATCTAAAACTAAAACTAAATAAAGAAACCCAAAGAGGCGAAGTCTTCGGTCAACTTATGATCGATAGTCTTCGCCTTTTTTTATTTCAAAAGTAAGAAGAAAGGACTGAGAACAATGTCAAGATATTTCATGTATGGTACATCACTAGGAGGGGTAGAGCAGCTGATGATGCTGGTGTATATTCCGACCGGCAAACTCCATTTGCACGGACATTTCGACCCAACTTCACGGAGGGTAAGATCCACCCTCGCGGAAGCTGAACCATTAATAACTAAATGCTAATACTCAGAATCATTGTGGCCATGAGCAAGACGACAGATATGTTCGCACCACTCATCGGTTTCCATGGGATCCTGGTTATTATATAACAACTGAATATAGATCTGGTATGTGGGATGATCACTATATCGCCTGCCCAGATCGGAGAGAATGTCGCTTCTGAGATACTCATTATAAGGATATGTAAGATGACGGCTCAGCTCATAACGGGTTCTGACCGTTTCAGATTCCAGATGTTGAATATCTTTTATCAGATCATCAATCAACTGACAGAATTCGTATTGGCAATCGCAGTCGCAGCTGTAAAAGCGATTATTCTGATCAACCATGGCTTGCACCGCTTTTGGAAGAAGTCTTGAAGCTGCGCCGTTCCCGCATCGAAATTTTGCCACCAATCCGGATGTCATAGGCATTGTGAATGATGCGATCCATGATGGCTTCAGATATCGGGCTGTCATTATCCGGATCGGGATTGATGCGTTCATACCAGCCTTCCATCTCGTATTGTGTGCAGAAGATAATGGAACCTTCCTTACAGCGGGTTTCGACAATCTCAAGCAGATCATAGGCTTCCTGTGGTTCCAAGGTGCGGATCAGCCATTCATCGAGAATCAGCAGTTCAACCTTCTGGTAGGATTTGATGGTCTTTCTGAAAGTGCCACAACCCTTGGCAACACTTAATGTTTATTGTAAAATAAAAATGTAGAAAGTTGCAAAGCAAAAATCCATAGTATTGCAAGTTGGAAAATGCATAATATTGCAAAATCCATTGCGGGCAAAAATCAAATCAATTATCCTTGTATCTGACCAAAGAACAAGGAGGAAATGGAGAATGCTCACAATGGATCAAATACATGATATCAGATTTCGATTTTATGAGAAAGGGGAAAATGTTTCACAAATCGCAGAAGCGCTACGACTTGATTGGCGTACGGTACGTAAGTACATTGATCAGAACGATTTTAATAAACCGGTACCCAAGCCGGCGGTCAATAAAAAATTCTGTCCCAAGCTTGACCCCTATAAAGCAGTCATCGATTCCTGGCTTATTGAGGATAAATCAGCTCCGCGAAAACAGCGACATACTGCTAAACGGGTGTTTCATCGCCTGCTTTCTGAGGTGACTGGTTTTGACTGTTCCTATCGAACAGTAGCCGCTTATTATGCGGTGAAGCACCGGGAAATTTTCAAACAAAACAAACAGGCCTATCTGCCGCTAGTGCATCAACCCGGGGAAGCACAGGTTGATTTTGGCACGGCTGATTTTTATGAAAATGGCCGAAAATTGACTGGAAAATACCTGGAGGTCTCTTTTCCTTACAGCAACAAAGGCTACCTGCAACTATTCTACGGTGAAAATATGGAATGCCTGCTGGAAGGACTGGATGCCATATTCCGCCACATTGGCTGTGTTCCGGGGGAACTCTGGTTTGATAACACGAAAGTCATTGTTACGGAGATCATCCGTGGTGGGGGGCGTAACCTGACTGATAAATTCGAACGGTTTCGGGAGCATTACTGCTTCAAAGCAGTTTTTATGAATCCCGGTGCTGGCCATGAAAAAGGAAATGTTGAAAATAAGGTTGGGTATCAACGCCGCAACTTCATGGTACCGGTTCCCCACTTTTTATCACTTTCGGATTATAATCGACA is a window encoding:
- the istA gene encoding IS21 family transposase, whose product is MDQIHDIRFRFYEKGENVSQIAEALRLDWRTVRKYIDQNDFNKPVPKPAVNKKFCPKLDPYKAVIDSWLIEDKSAPRKQRHTAKRVFHRLLSEVTGFDCSYRTVAAYYAVKHREIFKQNKQAYLPLVHQPGEAQVDFGTADFYENGRKLTGKYLEVSFPYSNKGYLQLFYGENMECLLEGLDAIFRHIGCVPGELWFDNTKVIVTEIIRGGGRNLTDKFERFREHYCFKAVFMNPGAGHEKGNVENKVGYQRRNFMVPVPHFLSLSDYNRHLLSECEKDSRRGHYRYDETIEERFQADLKACHELPVIRFDLTGHQILKADNWAKVYLNKRQHAYSVAPKYAQCPVHLVLTSSMVIIQDENFREIVRHRRLYGDNRQEQMDWLPYLKQLSLRPRALKYTGIYELMPESIQTYLTTCSSSEVGQVLKLLSELTDRTGFDSAVNTVNHAITYQARDAGSLSNLYRRLYSDIPELPAMTLPLGIPKMTPMQPNLTAYDVLLQGTGVDGRVG
- a CDS encoding Csac_0668 family 2Fe-2S cluster-binding (seleno)protein; this encodes MKVIDECCCECTTQNLNKTKESCPVCNNEGVTVSRITVEHLVTDDNRKAVWGDNYRICMNEDCDVAYYNVDNGIKFLKVQVSVPIWFKKDANPKYSCYCSKVTEEQVIEAVVKHGVKTVKEVNSITGAMKKPNCKEYNPLGVCCHKIIQEAIDKGLTIK